The stretch of DNA CCACGACATTCCCTTTATCTTCGGCTGCGACTACCGCTTCGAGGACCGCTTCGACGGCAGGCCCGATTACTTCGTGCCGACCTCGAGCCGGCGGGAGGTCGGTGGCTTCTTCAACTGGGAATCCAACTTCATAGCGGACGCGCGCGGTGCGCTGGTCGATCCCTCCGAGGCGAAGGGCTACGGGGTGCGGATCACGTCGTTCGACATGGGCGGAAGCACGCTCGTGGGGCACATCGCCGAGTGGCCCGTGGGCCGCTACCACAAGGCGCACTTCCACCAGGGCGGGGCGATCCTGCTGATCCTGCGGTCGACCGGCTACACGCTGATGTGGCCGCAAGAGGCCGGCGTGCGGCCGTATCAGTCGGGCCGGGGCGATCAGGTCGTCCGGGTGGACTGGCGCGAGGGAAGCGTCTTCAGCCCGCCCACCGGCTGGTTCCACCAGCATTTCAACACCGGCAGGGAAAAGGCGCGGCAGCTGGCGTTCCGCTACAGCGGGCAGTCGGGGAAATACCTCTTCGGCGTGTGGAAGGCGATCAACCGCGAAGGGGTAAGGACGAGCATCCGCGAAGGCGGGACGCTGATCGAATACGAGGACGAGGATCCGCAGATTCGCAAGGACTTCGAGGCGGCGGTCGCGAAGGCCGGGGTGCCGATGGAGATGCCGGCTTTCCGGTACGCGCCGGCCGCGCCGTAAACGGAGCGCGCGTCCGGAGCGCGGGGGCGTGCCGAACGGACGCGCGCGAGCGAAAGGAGCTTGAGCCGTGATGAGAATCCGCGATGGATTGCTGTTTGTGGCCCTGTCGGTCGCGGCGGCGGGGCCGGCCGCGGGCGCCGAGAGGTGGGACAAGATCGTCGAGGCGGCGAAGAAGGAAGGGAAGGTCGTCGTCTCCGTACCGACCAGCGCCGAATTGCGGAAGCAGGTCGAGAGCGGATTCCGGAGCAGGCATCCGGGGATCGAGCTGGAGCTGAACGCAGCGCGGGGATCGGCCAACATCCATAAGATTCTCGAAGAGCACAAGGCCGGGGCGCGGACGATCGATCTCCATGTCGGCGGCACGACCTCGATCATCACGGGGCTCCTGGCGAACCAGATTCTGGAGCCGATACCGCCTGCCCTGGTGCTCCCCGAAGTCAGCGACGAAAAGAAGTGGTGGGGCGGCCATATCTGGGCGGACAGCGCCAAGAAGCACATCTACACGTTCACGGCCTACATGACCGAGACCATCTGGTACAACACGACGCTGGTCAAGCCGGAAGAGATCGTCTCCTGGGACAGCCTGCTCGATCCGAAATGGAAAGGTAAGATCGCCATCCTCGACCCGCGAACGCCCGGCTCCGGGGAGTCGACCTTCTCCTTCCTGTGGCGCGTCAAGGGCGAGCCGTTCCTCACTAAGCTCGCGGCTCAGGAGATGATGGTGGGACGCAACCTGCGCCAGCTGGCCGAAGCCGTGGCGCGGGGCAAATGCGCGCTTTCGGTCGGGGTCTCCTACTACACGTATCTGCCGTTCATCAAAGCGGGGCTCCCCGTGACGTCGGTGGCCAGCGTGAAGGAGGGCTACTATGCGTCCTCGGGCAGCGGCAACGTCGCGCTGTTGAAGAACGCTCCGCATCCCAACGCGGCAAGAGTTTTCGTGAACTGGCTGCTGTCGAAAGACGGGCAGACGATCTTCACGAAGGCTCTCGGACAGCCCACGCGCCGCCTCGACGTGGACACCCGCTGGACGCGGGAGTTCGGCCACACCGCGGCCAAGGAGGTTCTGACGCCGGAGAAGTTCGACCAGCTGGAGAACGGCTCCGAGGAGGTCGTTCTCAAGTACCGCAAGCCCGCCATGCAGTTGGCGGAAAGGCTTTTCAGGTAGTCGCGAGGCGGACATGATCCGGAAAATCCTGCTGCTTTCGATCGCCGTGCCGCTGCTCGCCTGCCGGGCGATCGCCCAGGACGAGCGGTCGACGGAGTGGAAGAAAATCGTCGAGGCGGCGCGCAAGGAAGGAAAAGTGGTCGCGTCGATTCCGCCCAGCGCCGAGCTGAGGCGCGGCATGGAGCTGGCCTTCACCCGGCGCTACGGCGTCGGCGTCGAGTTCGTGCCGGCGCGCGGCAGCACGATCATCCGCCGGATCGCCGACGAGGCGAAGGCCGGCATTCACTACTTCGATCTCCACATCGGCGGCACCGAGTCGGTGATCACCGGCCTTCTCCCGGAGAACGTTCTCGAGCCCGTGGAGCCGTTTTTCATTCTCCCGGAGGTCAAGGACCCGAGGCAGTGGTGGGGCGGCCATATCTGGGTGGACAGGGCCAAGCGGTTCGTGTACGCGTTCGTCGCCTATCAGACCGTGAGCCTGTGGTGCAACCCGAACGAATACAATCCGGCCGACTTTCACAGCTTCGACGATCTGCTCGGCCCGAAGCTGCGCGGCCGGATCGGGATCAGCGACCCGCGCACTCCGGGGTCGGGGTCCTCGATGTGGTCCTACATGCTCTACATAAAAGGAGAGGAGTATCTGAAGCGCCTGGTGGCGCAAAAGCCGTTCGTGACGCGCGACCTGCGGTTGCTGGGAGAGAATCTCGCCAAGGGAAAGATCGCGATCACCTCCGGAATCGGCTATTCGGAGCTGCTGCCGTTCATCAAGGCAAAGCTGCCGGTGCATCCGCTGCCGGTGCCCAGGGAGGGGCTCTACGCCACCGGGGGCTACGGCCACCTCACGATTCTCAGGAACCATCCCCACCCCAACGCAACGCGCGTGTTCGTCAACTGGCTTCTGGGGCGCGACGGGCAGGAGATCTTTTCGCGCGCGATGGGCGTGGGAACGCGCCGCCTCGACGTCGACACGCGCTGGACCAGGGAGTTCGGTGTCATCGCGGCCAAGGACGGGCTCACGCTCGAGCAGTACTATAAATTC from Candidatus Zixiibacteriota bacterium encodes:
- a CDS encoding extracellular solute-binding protein: MRIRDGLLFVALSVAAAGPAAGAERWDKIVEAAKKEGKVVVSVPTSAELRKQVESGFRSRHPGIELELNAARGSANIHKILEEHKAGARTIDLHVGGTTSIITGLLANQILEPIPPALVLPEVSDEKKWWGGHIWADSAKKHIYTFTAYMTETIWYNTTLVKPEEIVSWDSLLDPKWKGKIAILDPRTPGSGESTFSFLWRVKGEPFLTKLAAQEMMVGRNLRQLAEAVARGKCALSVGVSYYTYLPFIKAGLPVTSVASVKEGYYASSGSGNVALLKNAPHPNAARVFVNWLLSKDGQTIFTKALGQPTRRLDVDTRWTREFGHTAAKEVLTPEKFDQLENGSEEVVLKYRKPAMQLAERLFR
- a CDS encoding cupin domain-containing protein yields the protein MTKRETSYERWIKEEGIPVVEGYGIEDVTALPRRPWRRTGGLGAYIQLKGMEGFTGMYVGEIPPGGALEPEKHLYEELIYVLRGMGATEVWSGADERKKVQFEWQRGSLFAVPLNCSHRMINGSREPAIFLAVTSAPLMIDLLHDIPFIFGCDYRFEDRFDGRPDYFVPTSSRREVGGFFNWESNFIADARGALVDPSEAKGYGVRITSFDMGGSTLVGHIAEWPVGRYHKAHFHQGGAILLILRSTGYTLMWPQEAGVRPYQSGRGDQVVRVDWREGSVFSPPTGWFHQHFNTGREKARQLAFRYSGQSGKYLFGVWKAINREGVRTSIREGGTLIEYEDEDPQIRKDFEAAVAKAGVPMEMPAFRYAPAAP
- a CDS encoding extracellular solute-binding protein; this translates as MIRKILLLSIAVPLLACRAIAQDERSTEWKKIVEAARKEGKVVASIPPSAELRRGMELAFTRRYGVGVEFVPARGSTIIRRIADEAKAGIHYFDLHIGGTESVITGLLPENVLEPVEPFFILPEVKDPRQWWGGHIWVDRAKRFVYAFVAYQTVSLWCNPNEYNPADFHSFDDLLGPKLRGRIGISDPRTPGSGSSMWSYMLYIKGEEYLKRLVAQKPFVTRDLRLLGENLAKGKIAITSGIGYSELLPFIKAKLPVHPLPVPREGLYATGGYGHLTILRNHPHPNATRVFVNWLLGRDGQEIFSRAMGVGTRRLDVDTRWTREFGVIAAKDGLTLEQYYKFENQSEEKIHRIREPGSAAARRLLGS